One window of Mauremys reevesii isolate NIE-2019 linkage group 4, ASM1616193v1, whole genome shotgun sequence genomic DNA carries:
- the CHST14 gene encoding carbohydrate sulfotransferase 14: MFPHPLAPVAVRGAEMGAPSVRRVAVPARMRGGSGTMLVPSMLMFGVIVASSGLLLMIERGILAEVKPPPLHPPHGDHAWRSSSDTRAVAPEDMDYQVLQDVRNRTIRTMCGQKNMPHSIWELSGGQRKTVLKHILVSDKYRFLYCYVPKVACSNWKRILKVLDGALENVNVKLKMDHKSDLVFLGDMKPDEISYRLKHYYKFIFVRDPMERLLSAYRNKFGEIKEYQLKYGVEIVKRYRKSTRKSTGDDVTFSEFLQYLLDEEAERMNEHWMPIYNLCQPCAVRYDFIGSYERLTVDANYILEHVQAPSFIRFPERQSWYKPVTRETLQYYMCNTQRGLIKELLPKYILDFSLFAYPLPNITSEFCRQ, from the coding sequence ATGTTCCCGCACCCCCTGGCCCCGGTGGCAGTGCGGGGTGCAGAGATGGGTGCCCCCTCTGTGCGCCGGGTCGCAGTGCCTGCCAGGATGCGGGGCGGCAGTGGCACCATGCTGGTGCCCTCCATGCTCATGTTTGGGGTGATTGTGGCTTCCAGTGGCCTGCTGCTCATGATTGAGAGGGGCATTTTGGCAGAGGTGAAGCCACCACCACTCCATCCCCCACATGGAGACCACGCTTggaggagcagcagtgacaccaggGCAGTGGCCCCAGAGGACATGGATTACCAGGTGCTACAAGATGTTCGTAACCGGACAATCCGCACCATGTGTGGGCAAAAGAACATGCCTCACAGTATCTGGGAGCTTTCAGGAGGTCAGAGGAAAACAGTGCTCAAACACATCCTGGTCAGTGATAAATATCGCTTCTTATATTGCTACGTCCCCAAAGTCGCCTGTTCCAACTGGAAACGAATACTGAAAGTTTTGGATGGAGCGCTGGAGAATGTGAATGTCAAGCTCAAAATGGACCACAAGAGTGACTTGGTTTTTCTTGGCGACATGAAGCCAGATGAGATCAGCTACCGGCTAAAGCACTACTACAAATTTATATTTGTTCGAGACCCGATGGAGAGACTTTTATCAGCTTACAGGAATAAATTTGGAGAGATCAAAGAGTACCAGTTAAAGTATGGTGTGGAAATAGTAAAAAGATACCGAAAAAGCACCAGAAAGTCCACAGGGGATGATGTCACCTTTTCTGAGTTTCTCCAATACCTATTAGATGAAGAGGCAGAGAGAATGAATGAACACTGGATGCCCATCTACAACCTATGCCAACCCTGTGCGGTGAGGTACGATTTCATCGGATCATATGAAAGACTGACTGTGGATGCAAATTACATTCTTGAACATGTTCAAGCACCTTCTTTTATCCGTTTCCCAGAACGACAATCATGGTATAAGCCTGTGACTCGGGAAACTCTACAATACTATATGTGTAACACTCAACGTGGGCTTATAAAAGAACTGTTACCAAAATACATTCTGGATTTCTCATTGTTTGCCTATCCTCTTCCAAACATTACTAGTGAATTTTGCAGACAGTGA